GTTTCATGAGGGTTTAGATCGCCCTTTTCTGGTGATATTGCAAGAATCTTGCCTTTCATCTCCCCCTGTGGCATTTCAGAAGGTTGCAGACGCTTGAGATTCCGTTTGAGTTTCTTGAAATTTCTGCATTTTCATCTctgcattttattttctccttttgcAAAAGATATGTTCTTTTCTCATGTTCCTcaacttccttttctttttcaggtaTAGTATGGTTTATTGCTTGTTAGCTTTGTTCTTGTGCCCTGCATTTCAACTGCCTCTTATTTCTGGGaatttatttcttctttcACACTTTAATACCCattttaactttgtttttCTCATGAAAATTTTGGATCCCCCCATGGTTTTCCTTCCTGTTGCTGCTGTGCTTGCATGCAAACCCTCCATTGTGTCTGCTCCGTGTTGATGAAATGCTGTTCAAgatatatagtattttttatagttcttTCATATCTTATATCTTGCCAAGGTCATCTACCTATATATCCACACTGAACTTCACCATATGTATTCTTGGATGCAGGTTGGATGTGTACATCCATGATTACCTGTTGAAGAGGAACTTGCAGAACACTGCGAAGGCCTTCCAAGCAGAAGGCAGCGTGTCTTCGGATCCTGTTGGTTAGTGCTACAACACCATTTGCTGCGATCAATTTTTGTATATTCTCATACTACTGAAGGATCACATAGTTTGTTACTCTGCCAATAGGATGGGTAAACAGCTATCAATTGATAAGCTGTGATAGAAGAATGTCAGTAGTATTTGTGCATGTGTGAGACATGTATTACTACTAGTTATTACTCCTTGTACCAGACAGATGCAAGGAACAATACTTAAGCCTTATTGTTTTGTCTGATTTATGCATGCCAGTCTGATGTTTCTGCATTGTAATGAatgcaatttaatttttcttgcaCTGAGAGATGTCAgcttttattttgcaaaaaaaagcaATTGATGCCCCAGGGGGTTTCCTCTTGGAGTGGTGGTCAGTCTTCTGGGATATCTTCATTGCAAGGACGAACGACAAGCATTCTGATGTTGCTGCTTCGTACATCGAGGTTCTTGTAGCACATGCAACTTGGTTATTGCTTGTCCTTGTTGTTTGCTTGTACTACTCGTTTGGTACAATTGTTTATTGCCAGTATTATCTTACAATAGACATGCCTAAATGCTTTCACTGTGTCAGTCATGAGATCATGTCCATCCCTCTTATCATACATCTCACACGCTCACTCCCCAAAAagatttacatttttttcctaaagcAAATGGATTTAAGTTCCCCACAAACATTCCAAATCGAATTCAAGAACCTTCCATGTTGCTGTTGAGAAAAGGAGTATAAAacctaattcatctatataagCAAAACTTGTTATGGACTCATGGcggactaaaaaaaattcaaatgtgtTGACAATGTTTCCAAATAAACCATGATGGGCATCACAGGGTTATTGAAGAACATGTGGTTTAATCATTTTAGAAGTACTGAACACAAAACACTTCCTTACAGTTACAGCAAGTGCGTACTACTTTGTCTCCAGCTAGTGTCAACTTTAAAAATCGAAGGAAAAATTGAAGGCAATATCCCATCGTCAATATGATTAGTAGTTTTGTGGGAAGTACTCCTTATGATCCTTTGTAGTCTGCAGTAGCTAATACCTGTGACAATCTTCTTAATTGTGAAttgctatttttttgtttgtttgtttgacaTCATGTTCCTAATTTTGTACCCCAGACACAGTCAATTAAAGCTCAAGAGCAGCAGCCATCacagctgcagcagcaagaGGTCCATTCCCAGCAGTCCCCACGGCAGATCCAAATGCAGCAACTCCTGCTACAGAGGCATgcacaacagcagcagcagcagcaccagaaTCAGCAGCATTCACAGCAGCAACGCCGCCAGCAGAAGCAACAGCAGCGCAGTGAAGGCACTCATTTACCCACAAGTGCACAGAATGGTTTGATTTCTTCCGATCCTCCAACACGAAGCACAGCAGCTGCAAGTTCTTTGTCTGCAAAGATGTATGAGGAGAGGGTGAAAAATTCTGTTCAAAGGGACACCTTAGATGAAGCACCTGCAAAGGTAGTTTCTCCATGGCAACGTGTAGTGTTGCTTTCATAATCTACATGTTATGAAATGTTATATCTTTATACTGCAGCAAAGGTTTACAGAAAATATTGGGCAATTGCTGGAATCAAACTCGTCATCTATGGTGAAGTCCGTTGCAATATCAGCTCAGGCTTCAGGGTACTAACTACTCAATAACGCTTTCTAATGTTGCATTTACCAATTTTTTTGGCTATTGGATTTCTAAAGTATTATCCACAATAAATGCAGACAACATGTTCTAGTTGTTTGACAGAATCAATTTTGAACTCCTCTAATGGAGGATATCTTGATGGTTCATACTATAATGGCTGTTTAAGGGCAATTATCTCTAGGTTCTGTTTTCCTGCTAGCATGTGTGCTAATTTGCTTTGACTTTCTTATTACAATGTTATTAGGCAAATTTTCCATGGATCAGCTGGTGGCATGTCAGGTACTTTGCAACAGGTTCAGGCCCGAAGCCAACAACTTCAGGCATCAACACAGGTTGGCAGCCTGGTTTCAGCTGTATAATTCCATGCATTGTTgtgtataattaaataagtcaaatttgTATCAGGAAATGAAGGTAGACCCGAATGCTGCTCTACACATGAGAGCTGCAGGGGCAGATGGGTCATTAATTGGAGTACCAGGTCTTTTGCTTTGAACTCTAATATGTTGTGTTGTTTCTGGTTGCTAATCGGCAATTCTAGGATTAGTACCTTCTCATTCATCTAGTTAATTCCAGTGTTTGATACTGTTATCTGGCAGGCACTAACCCGGCAGGGAACAATTTGACGTTGAAAGGGTGGCCTCTTACTGTTAGTTTCTTCACTTCATTCCATTAACTGGCATTCTAAGCAAGTTTGTATGCTGCACATTTTTGCGTTCTTATGATGTTTTTCCATTTGGTTATAACCGCCCAGGGGTTAGATCAGCTTAGATCTGGGTTTCTCCAACAGAAATCTTTTATGCAGTCTCCCCAACCATTGCACCATCTGCAATTTCTCACTgcacagcaacagcagcttCTGCTTCAAGCACAACAAAATATGACTTCTTCACCTGGAGAGATGGACAGCAGAAGGCTTCGGATGCTTTTGAGCAGCCGAAACGTTGTTCCTGGTAGGGATGGTCAATCCAATGCATACACTGAAATTATTCCTAGTGTTGGCCCTTCATTGCAAAGTATGTGCTCACCTGTCCAGCGAATGGAGACTGACATGCTGATGAAGGTAGGTTTCCGCTGTATGTTTTAATATATGCATCCAATTGCTTATGTTTGTGAGGATTCATTGCATGTTAATAGTAGTACCTCGTATTACCAGgttatgcatatattttgtgCTGAATTGATGTCTTTCATGTCTATAGATTATATCGTTGAATTCTTATCAGTTAacagtaatatattttgtttaaatttatcatgCCTGTTCCAATTATGTAATGTTGCCAAGTCTGCATTACACATTACCATTTCTTTTCTATTATAGCATAGTGATTAAATATGGAAACAATGGTCTTGCTCCTTGTGGAAATGTACCCTTTTGAACAGAGGCACTCATACTGTTAGGATTACACAATAATCTGTCTGCTAATTGATACGTGCTCACATACTTTCTGAAGCTACCTTTTGCACAATAGCTTCAACATCTTTGGTTTTGGACCTTACCACCTCGTCATTATATGTAGTAGAAGATAGCAGCCATACAACAGAACCAGCAGAGCAGCAACCAGCAACAGCTCCTTCAACATACTTTACTTAGCCAGCAACCCCAAATCTCTAGTCACCTTCCAGTCCAGCAGGAAAAAATGGGGGCTGGAAGTGTTACTATCGATGGAAGCTTGTCTAATTCATTTCGTGGAAGTGAACAGGTTTCACCTTGTTCTACATATATTCAACATGACAACCTTAATGTTATTGTATCTGTCCTTTTGTTTGACTTAACtgtcataaatatatgattttgcaGGTTTCCAAGAATCAGAATGGGCGAAAGCGCAAACAGCCTATCTCATCATCTGGTCCAGCCAATAGCTCGGGCACTGTGAACACTGGAGTTCCTTCCTCAGAACCCTCAACTCCTTCATCACAAAGCCCAGGAGACACAATTTCAATGCCCTCACTGCATCACAATACTAACTTATCAAAGGCTTTGGTTGTTTGTGGTGCAAGTACACCAGTGGCAATGGGATCACCAACAAATCAACTTGTAAGTTACTACTGGTCTTAAATCTTGAACCAAACAGCTGTGACCCTATTACATGGATATATTATGAATGTAATATAGCTtggaatattttttgttgcattgATGATGTCTTTTGATGCTCTACTTCTGAACTTAACTCAACTGCAGACTGACATGGATCGTTTTGTGGAGGATGGCTGCTTGGAAGATAATGTGGAGTCGTTCCTGTCACATGATGATGCAGATAGAAGAGACGCTGGCAATCGCTGTATGGAATCCACTAAAGGTGCCAGTCTCAACTTTTTAGTACTGTATGGCTAGTTGAAGTTGAACGGTTGTTCAAGACATTAACACTTTTGACACTGGTTCACTGGGCCAGTTTAGTACCACATGTAATTATGGACCACATGTAATTATGGCTAGTGTAAACAGTACCACTAAGCTGAACTCATTTAGGTGAAGTTAGCATGGAATCTGAGTAGTTGGTGTGGTTCAGGCCATGGCACTGCCTTAAGCAGGGTTTATCTTCCAAGAGATATCTTCTGTAGTgctttgattttatttatacttcttAAGCAGGATTTATCTTCCAAGAGATCTCTTCTGTACAAGCAAGCACGAACAAGGTTGTATGCTGCCACTTCTCATCAGATGGAAAATTACTTGCTACCGGGGGTCATGACAAGAAGGTAGACGCAAATGGCCGTGCTTGTTATGATACTCGACCTAGTTGATGTTGTTGGAGTGGGCAGACATTTGTTCAGACTTTATAGTGATATTGAAGTATATAGTTACAATGTTGCAATACAGGTGGTATTGTGGCATGCTGAAAACTTAAAACAGAAGTCAATACTGGAGGAACATTCTCTTCTGATTACTGATGTACGGTTCAGTCCAAGCATTCCACGCCTTGCTACCTCCTCATTTGATAAAACTGTCAGGATCTGGGATGCTGACAATGTAAGTACCTAACTGTCCAGTTGTTTTCCCTACCATCTATATGCTTTAGCGATTGTTCCAGCGTGTCAGGACATGTTGCACAAACCTGTCAAGTAGCACCAAAacgagtaaagtacatggccggtccttaaacttgtggcgcggtaccacttaggtctataaacttagaaaatgcacgtttaggtccatgaacttgttttaacgTACTatctaggtccataaacttgttttaatgtaccatccaggtccatgaactcgttttaatgtaggT
This is a stretch of genomic DNA from Oryza brachyantha chromosome 1, ObraRS2, whole genome shotgun sequence. It encodes these proteins:
- the LOC102712577 gene encoding transcriptional corepressor LEUNIG-like, producing MAQPSAWEAEKMLDVYIHDYLLKRNLQNTAKAFQAEGSVSSDPVAIDAPGGFLLEWWSVFWDIFIARTNDKHSDVAASYIETQSIKAQEQQPSQLQQQEVHSQQSPRQIQMQQLLLQRHAQQQQQQHQNQQHSQQQRRQQKQQQRSEGTHLPTSAQNGLISSDPPTRSTAAASSLSAKMYEERVKNSVQRDTLDEAPAKQRFTENIGQLLESNSSSMVKSVAISAQASGQIFHGSAGGMSGTLQQVQARSQQLQASTQEMKVDPNAALHMRAAGADGSLIGVPGTNPAGNNLTLKGWPLTGLDQLRSGFLQQKSFMQSPQPLHHLQFLTAQQQQLLLQAQQNMTSSPGEMDSRRLRMLLSSRNVVPGRDGQSNAYTEIIPSVGPSLQSMCSPVQRMETDMLMKKIAAIQQNQQSSNQQQLLQHTLLSQQPQISSHLPVQQEKMGAGSVTIDGSLSNSFRGSEQVSKNQNGRKRKQPISSSGPANSSGTVNTGVPSSEPSTPSSQSPGDTISMPSLHHNTNLSKALVVCGASTPVAMGSPTNQLTDMDRFVEDGCLEDNVESFLSHDDADRRDAGNRCMESTKGFIFQEISSVQASTNKVVCCHFSSDGKLLATGGHDKKVVLWHAENLKQKSILEEHSLLITDVRFSPSIPRLATSSFDKTVRIWDADNQGYSIRTFTGHSASVMSLDFHPNKDDLICSCDGDNEIRFWSINSGNIVRIFKGGSSQLRFQPRLGGYLAAASENAVSILDVETQACVRRFEGHSNHVDSVCWDSTGHYVVSVSEDTVKVWSMNAGSDDRCVQELNCSGSKFHSCAFHPSYPSLLIIGCYQSLELWDMSENRTMTLAAHDSLITALASSSSGLVASTSHDKFLKLWK